One genomic segment of Musa acuminata AAA Group cultivar baxijiao chromosome BXJ3-3, Cavendish_Baxijiao_AAA, whole genome shotgun sequence includes these proteins:
- the LOC103976959 gene encoding heme A synthase COX15, which yields MTGGRLGSLIRRGKASTLISQLKNSSPRVPYGGSSSPALPPPPRFGGSGSHREGFLARFASFYGFKSMPKSLYGQSSRNMSTSIPLASSSKMDLSNSGLRLLVTKGPHAQKVVGIWLFGCAAWVFSLVVLGGVTRLTRSGLSMTDWKFTGGLPPLSEDQWLLEFEKYQQSPEYKRVNKGMTLEDFKFIYWMEYAHRMWGRGLGMVFAFPFMYFLAKGFITRQLGLRLSALFALGGAQGLVGWWMVKSGLEEPPSEYVQPRVSPYRLATHLTSAFVIYCGILWTALSVVMPEPPSGTLEWIRGAARVQKWAVPVSLLVGMTAISGAFVAGNDAGHAYNTFPKMGDSWIPEDIFDMDPLIRNFFENTSTVQLNHRILATATLASVGGLWFAARKVNIHPAVQSLIGSTLGMAALQVTLGITTLLTCVPVSLASAHQAGALTLLTLMIILTHTLRRPSPALLKSLTSIPKMKS from the exons ATGACAGGGGGGCGATTGGGAAGTCTGATCCGGCGGGGCAAAGCCTCAACGCTGATCTCCCAGCTCAAGAATTCTTCTCCCAGGGTTCCTTATGGAGGCTCCTCCTCCCCCGCTCTTCCGCCCCCTCCGCGATTCGGCGGTTCGGGATCTCACCGAGAAGGCTTTCTTGCCAGATTCGCCTCGTTCTACGGGTTCAAATCCATGCCCAAG AGTCTATATGGGCAATCTTCAAGAAATATGTCCACCTCTATTCCACTGGCAAGTTCCAGTAAAATGGATTTATCAAATTCAGGTTTGAGATTGCTTGTCACTAAAGGACCTCATGCTCAGAAGGTGGTTGGAATATGGCTTTTTGGTTGTGCTGCTTGGGTGTTTAGTTTAGTTGTACTAGGTGGTGTGACACGTCTCACTCGTTCTGGTCTATCCATGACTGACTGGAAGTTCACTGGAGGACTACCTCCCTTGTCTGAGGATCAGTGGTTGCTTGAATTTGAGAAGTATCAGCAGTCACCAGAGTACAAGCG AGTGAACAAAGGGATGACTCTTGAAGATTTCAAATTCATTTACTGGATGGAGTATGCACACCGGATGTGGGGGAGGGGTTTGGGGATGGTGTTTGCCTTTCCATTTATGTACTTTCTTGCAAAGGGTTTTATTACCCGGCAACTAGGACTCAGACTCTCGGCACTTTTTGCACTTGGTGGTGCACAAGGGCTAGTTGGCTGGTGGATGGTCAAAAGTGGACTAGAG GAACCTCCATCAGAGTACGTTCAGCCTAGGGTTAGCCCCTATCGTCTTGCAACTCATCTTACGTCTGCATTTGTTATTTACTGTGGTATTCTGTGGACTGCATTATCTGTAGTTATGCCAGAACCACCAAGTGGAACATTAGAATGGATTCGTGGAGCAGCTAGAGTTCAGAAATGGGCTGTTCCTGTTAGTCTCCTCGTTGGCATGACAGCCATCTCTGGAGCTTTCGTAGCAGGCAATGATGCG GGACATGCATATAACACATTTCCCAAAATGGGTGATTCATGGATCCCGGAAGATATTTTTGACATGGATCCACTTATACGTAATTTTTTCGAGAATACATCAACGGTTCAG CTCAATCATCGTATCCTTGCAACAGCAACACTTGCATCAGTTGGTGGATTGTGGTTTGCTGCAAGAAAAGTGAACATTCATCCAGCTGTGCAATCTTTAATTGGAAGTACCTTGGGGATGGCAGCACTTCAG GTAACGCTGGGGATCACGACGCTTCTCACGTGTGTTCCAGTGTCTTTGGCATCAGCACACCAAGCAGGGGCACTCACGCTGTTGACGCTTATGATCATCCTGACGCACACGTTGAGGAGGCCATCTCCGGCCCTTCTCAAGTCCCTCACTTCCATCCCAAAGATGAAGAGTTAG
- the LOC135581775 gene encoding uncharacterized protein LOC135581775 isoform X2, protein MDRDKKKRGREEPRERGAAAVAEAELPKKKGKRSEEAEAVPESYRVDIVDVTDVFRPPGLFEFPWQKGEVLLLPEPPHDWDLGEAFFSSLVDGSSAAIGFPGDRLSPTAPGPFCLAEEPSDGELDGGVDCIWSSVLRQPLSTVYSKNCNA, encoded by the coding sequence ATGGATCGagacaagaagaagagaggcaggGAAGAGCCGCGGGAACGAGGAGCCGCCGCGGTGGCGGAGGCGGAGCTaccgaagaagaaggggaagaggaGCGAGGAGGCGGAGGCCGTACCCGAGAGCTACCGCGTGGACATCGTGGACGTCACCGACGTGTTCCGCCCGCCGGGGCTGTTCGAGTTCCCGTGGCAGAAGGGCGAGGTCCTGCTGCTGCCGGAGCCGCCTCATGACTGGGACCTCGGCGAAGCCTTTTTCTCCTCCCTCGTTGACGGCTCCTCCGCCGCCATCGGGTTCCCCGGCGACCGGCTCTCCCCCACGGCCCCGGGCCCCTTCTGCCTCGCCGAGGAGCCGTCCGACGGGGAGCTGGACGGCGGCGTGGATTGCATCTGGAGCTCCGTCCTCCGCCAGCCGCTCTCCACCGTGTACAGCAAGAACTGCAACGCATGA
- the LOC135581775 gene encoding uncharacterized protein LOC135581775 isoform X1, with translation MWRRGEARACESFRPFRLFAWRASNASSLAFPILLCYTHTRVYRYIYIYIYTYTPLPDAPSSSPILPCLDQLSGFQEDTAHAATDLRIRRTMDRDKKKRGREEPRERGAAAVAEAELPKKKGKRSEEAEAVPESYRVDIVDVTDVFRPPGLFEFPWQKGEVLLLPEPPHDWDLGEAFFSSLVDGSSAAIGFPGDRLSPTAPGPFCLAEEPSDGELDGGVDCIWSSVLRQPLSTVYSKNCNA, from the exons ATGTGGAGAAGAGGGGAGGCGAGAGCGTGTGAGTCGTTCAGGCCGTTTCGGTTGTTCGCGTGGCGTGCGAGCAATGCCTCCTCGTTAGCTTTCCCCATTCTTCTCTGCTACACACATACACgcgtatatagatatatatatatatatatatatacatatacaccctTGCCCGACGCACCATCTTCTTCTCCTATCCTGCCCTGTTTGGACCAGCTATCGGGCTTCCAAGAAGACACCGCCCACGCAGCAACCGACCTCAG GATTCGTAGGACGATGGATCGagacaagaagaagagaggcaggGAAGAGCCGCGGGAACGAGGAGCCGCCGCGGTGGCGGAGGCGGAGCTaccgaagaagaaggggaagaggaGCGAGGAGGCGGAGGCCGTACCCGAGAGCTACCGCGTGGACATCGTGGACGTCACCGACGTGTTCCGCCCGCCGGGGCTGTTCGAGTTCCCGTGGCAGAAGGGCGAGGTCCTGCTGCTGCCGGAGCCGCCTCATGACTGGGACCTCGGCGAAGCCTTTTTCTCCTCCCTCGTTGACGGCTCCTCCGCCGCCATCGGGTTCCCCGGCGACCGGCTCTCCCCCACGGCCCCGGGCCCCTTCTGCCTCGCCGAGGAGCCGTCCGACGGGGAGCTGGACGGCGGCGTGGATTGCATCTGGAGCTCCGTCCTCCGCCAGCCGCTCTCCACCGTGTACAGCAAGAACTGCAACGCATGA